Below is a genomic region from Miscanthus floridulus cultivar M001 chromosome 1, ASM1932011v1, whole genome shotgun sequence.
cggggcctcgggcgagacggggattgggttccttgtcgaggcctcccgcgagaggcctcacgcgaggcggagattcgttagggcgtcgagacctcccgtgcgaggcctaaggcaaggcggagagccggtgggttcggacggggccggtggttaaccaacggcttaccttctggctttgttgttgatggggtttaagtgactcttttggtgcacgcttggggtaccccgttttatggtacccgacagtcctgttcgcttggcttataagccatattttttcagccaataaacaatatttttctctcacaacaaaatcaaccaacggtactttcagtcatagcttatcagccaaacaaacaaGACAGATAAAGGATGCAACCGTTTCGTTTAGTGATGATGCATCAGCATCAGTGCATCATGTACTAATCATTTGAATCTGTTGGGGGGCTGCTGGTTTATATATCTTCTCTTGCAATGCATtgtgttcgcttcgctgaaaagtcagCCTAAAAAATATTGtttactgatttgttgtgagagaaaaaaatattgtattataactgataagttcaagcgaagagGACTAATTTCTTAAATGCAGTAGCAGTCTCCGTTCCAGCATATTGTACAGACCTACAAAGAGCTATGGTGCATGGATCACGATGGAAATGGAATTTCTGAAACTCTTGAAAGCTTTTCCCAAGCCTATGGAAGAATTATTCTCCTGTCTTTGTTTGGGTGTTATAGCGATCGCTTGGTTTCTAGTGTCCGGTGACCATGGGCATGCTTGGTTTACATCTAAAATTTACCATGTTAAAATTTGATAAGCTAAAAGTTAGATAAAAATATTGCCATAGATTTGGCAAGCCAATTATAAAAGTTTGACAAGTTTCGATAGCAAACCAAATACTAGACAAAATTATGGCTCGTTAAATCATTGGCATGGCAAATTTTGGAACTAATCAGACCTCATAAGCCATTGTGGAATGATACTGAAACGGCCGGGGTGGCATGCATTTGTGCATGTATCGCAATATGACAGGATTACATCACGGGTCCATTGATTCGCGAATGGTATAAAATATAAAATAGTGTAATTAATAATAAGGAAAAGAAATCGAAAGTACTCTCTCATAGTCTCATGAGAGTCTCCGCACGGCTGGTATTGATAGAGCAAAGATTAAAGATTGCAGTAGGCTATTTTCTGGGAAATAAATTTCCCCATTTTCGTGTGTGTGTGCAACGAAAACCCATCCTTGGAAATATGTTGCATTGAGCGCACATGAGGGTGCTTCAGCTTCCTGataccaaggccttgtttagttggcgaatttttttggaaaataatactatagcactttcgttgttatttgacaattagtgtccaattatagtctaattaagcttaaaagattcgtctcgtgaattttgtctaaactgtgtaattagttttattttttatttatatttaatgcttcatgcatacgtcaaagattcgatgtgacaaaaaaatcttaaaaaattttgcaaaattttaaaAACTAAATAGGCACCAACACGATAAACGTTGTGACCTCACAGACACGCAGGTAGCCGGGCCGCCCTAATTGACAAATCTTTGCGGTATAGATGCCTGGCGACGGGTGCCCCCGGTTTCTTCAGATACCAGGATGTCGTACGCGCTGTCTTGAGAAGAGCATCATCTCATCCATCTTGCACGTCGCTTACACGCACTATTCCACTGTCACGTAGTACTATTCTGCAACACGCATGatataggcctggtttagttccaccCTAAAACTTTagatagaatattaaatatagactaaaaaataactaattacacaatttataACTAATGTGtgaaacgaatcttttaaacctaattagtttatAATTTGACAAAAAGTGCTACGTAACACATATGCTaacgacggattaattaggcataataaattcgtctcgcgttTTACGGACAGattttataatttgtttttttttattaatatccaaacATCTCATATCATATTCGATGTGATATACTGAAACTTTAACGTAGATCTAAACAggccataataataataataactaacCATACCGCCGGAACGGTAAAGTACAAACACCACCAGCTCAACTGCTCAAGTGCTCAGCGAAGCAAATTCTATTGCGAGCATATACTGTGTGCTTTATCAGTTATTTTAGTAGGATAAAATATTTATGCACAGTCACAGAACGGAAAAGGGAAAGGCGAGAACAAGAAAAGGTGCGGCAAGGAAGGTTCTGATTAGGAGGATTTGACTAtatctctttttcttttcatagattaattaataattaattcaAAAAACTATAAAAAATCAAGGGATTAGATTTATTTGAGGTACTACCTCCTAGCAAGTAAAGAGGTTACCATAGTATTGCTCATTAAAAATACTTAGTAAAATGCCCGTTTAATTTTGCTATGAAAATACTTAGTAAAACTATCTGTTATTTCTCTATTTCATATATAATAATCCCTAGTTGGGCTATATTTGGGCTAAAACCATAGCTGGGCTTTGCTGCTTGGGTGGAAAAGTTGCATCTTCCATCAGCCGTTGGACGTGGAATGGAGGGCATCGGGCATGGAGTAAGTCACCGGTGACTTTCCTTCAGCGTGTTTAGTTCCCTGAATTTgagaatttgggctactgtagcactttcgtttttatttgacaaatagtgttcaatcatggactaattagacttaaaacgttcgtctcgtaatttccaaccaaactgtgtaattagtttttttcgtctacatttaatgctccatgcatgtatcgcaagattcgatgtaatggctactgtagcactttttgggaatttgaggtggaaactaaacacgcgcttagaGAATTTGAACCCGCATACGACGCAGGACGGACGGCGGCAGAGGCGACGATTCGCGCCACCGATCCGATGCCCCATATTCTGAACCGCGACGGCATGGGCAGCGAACTGCTCCACTTGCACGGTGTCCCTCCCCTTTGTGTAGACAGGTAGCGCGCGCGCACGGACGCGCAGCGCTGGCAGGCTACGTGTGCGTGCGGGGCGGCCGCCGGGTCCGTTCGACCCCCGAGCGGCGGCTAGGCTGTCAATTCGTGACAGGACGCGCCGGTCTCTCCCGACTCCTGCCCGTGACGCTACGGAACAAACAAAGGGCCGCCCGGCCACCCGGCATTTAGCTGTGGCTTGGGGTAAAGGATTATAAATTTCTAGctataacagtatttttctctcacataaatcagTCAACCATATTTCTTCACGATCCCACCACaaaacgaaccagccaaccaaacctACTGCAGGTCGGCCAACGGCGACCCAGGCCGACCCACCCCAGCCCCCAGCGACCGCGCGCTTGAAGGCGGCTCTTCTCAACTCAAGGCCCAAGCGCCGTGCCGCCGTCTGAGTCTGACTGCCCCACCCCAAACCGGGCTAGCTCCTGCCCGTGTAACGCGCAATGCTATGCCTGCACGGCCCGCTGCTCCCGCCGTGTCCCCTTCTGTTCACGTCGTCGTCCTGGCATCGGTCGTCGATTCAGGACGACGGATCGCGCAGTGCCTGCATTGACTCGCGCGACCACCCTGATTTGGACGTCTGGGGTCGCCGGCCGAGAAGCGGCCCGTCGTCGCCTTGCTGTGCGAGCGTGCCGTCCCCGGCCTCACCTCACCACGCGGATTCTTCTCCAGCTTTCTCTGATCCGTTTCCGCCACGTACTAGCGGCCGAATGCCGATGCTGCTGGTCTGTGGTCTCACCACCGGAGCCGTGGTCCGGCGGCACGTCGTGCTTCCCCCGGGAAACCAAGCCGGGATTGCTGCCTTGCAGTTGCAGGGTCTCtggtgccactgccactgccgTCTGCGGTTTGCTCTCGTCTGCCTTCCCggttcttcctctgcttttgcgCGAGTCGTTCTCATTTTCCTTGCTAGCTCCCCGATCCTTTTACTCCAAATCCATTCGCGGTCGTCGACGTCGTGCAGCGAGCTAGCTATAGGACGTTTGTAACCGCCTTCCATCGGTCGGTTTCTCCTTCATTCTGTCGGAGATCGCATCGGAGAAAAAGCTCCAAAAGCCAGGGGCGGCCAAGCGTGCGTGCACTCCTCTGATCCTGCGCCGCGCCGAGCGCGAGACCGTCTCGACGGGTGGCGGCGTCCGTCCAGGATACTTGGGCCGCGCAGTGAGTGGGACTTGCGTGTTTGCGTCGATGCAGCAAAGAATCGGGACCGCGCGCGAGTGCCGGCAAAATATATATTTCCTTCCACACGTAACGCCGTGCGGCCGGCGCGGCCATGCTTAGGTCACGGTGCGAGACTTCACTTGGTGATTCGTGGATGCCGAAGAACCAGACGCACgcacctgcctgcctgcctgccgcgAGCCCACGATCACCTCGCATGCTTTTCCAAGGGCGGATGCCACTGGTGGACTGACCCTGACCGAACGGGCTGCTGCGAGTGAACCCGATGATAAAGTTGAAGTTGTTCGTGTCACGGCAGGGTCATCGCGTAGACAGATCGCACGAACCCTTAGAACGCATCACCGGGCTGACAGTGACAGAGATGTTGCTACAAGTTtgccctgtttgtttggctgataaacaATGACCGAAAGTATTatcggttgatttgttgtgagagaaaaatattgtttgttggctgaaaaaatacggcttataagccaagcgaacagggcgactGTACGTCTGTATTTACCATTTTACCCTCAAAAGAACGAGGCTGCTTGTTGGATGCTTATGTTCATTTTCACGTTTGCTTGACTGAAAAGCAGCAGTGGATTCTACATGTCATACACGTTTCGGAGATGGGCACTCCGTGGGCCGCGGCCCACTAGACGGCAGACTCCATCAAGCGAAAAGATGCTCAACACTGACTGAAGACACAGGAGCAGGGTGTCTGGGTGAGGTAAAAGGATCAGAACAGGAGCTAGGGCAATGACCTGTGATGATCCGTGCATGAAAATAAAAATTCCTGTGATAGAACACTGAAAATTATCGGAAATTATTTCCTATATGCTGATTATTCAAGCCTAGGTACAGAGGCACTAGTAAATTTTACATCTTTCTTAACAGCAGAGGAAACTCCTTTCTTAAAAAAACGAAGGTACAGACGCACTATTTTTGCCTCCAAATCTTGTATGAGAACAGTCTATACAGGCACACACAGCCGATGGGATCTTCAATTACAAGCATCCTATAATACTGGCAGTGGCGGATGCAGGATGGGAACATGGGGCTAAATAATGAAGATTTAGAGCTAGGACTAGAGATCAATGGTGATTTGAGGCTAAGTAACCATGGTCTAATAAAGAAATCAGGCTCACTGGGGGCTGTAGCCCCGGCAGCCCCCCTTTAGATCCGCCCCTAAATACTGGGGCAGCATAGAGAATGGCTCGCTGCTCGTGGGTGACAACAGTAAACTCGGACATTTCATAGTTTGGATGTCTCGAGCTTGATGAGATCCTTCCTCAGTATCTTGCCGGACGTGTTCTTGGGAATTTCTGTCACAAACGCCACCTTTCTGACCTTCTTATAAGGCGCTACCTGTGAACGTTACATGCACCACAGCAGGTCAGAGAAAATGCAGAAATTCAGTCGGAGGAATGCATGCATTATGTATATACAGTGAACGTGATGTTTCGGTTCCTTGTACCTGTTTCACCACAAACTCCATCACCTCGCGCTCTGACAAATTGCTCCCCTTCTTCCTCACCACGTAGGCCATTGGGAACTGGCCGACCTCCCGATCAGGAAACCTGCCGAAAGCACCAGCACATTCACTAATTTATTAAATACAGACCTGGTACAGTTAAGATGCCATAAGGAGTTTACTGACGCTCACGGTGTAACGGCGACATCTTGGATTTCTGGGTGTGTTAGTAAAAGAGATTCCAACTCTGCCGGAGGCACCTGTCCATAAGGAGTTTACTTTAGCCTGTTCGGCAGaccgtaaacgatcgtgaattatttactgctggctggtttggtatgagagaaaaatactgtttcagcttataatccacgatcgtatacaagcaagcgaacaggctgatttcAGATGCCAAGGAACACTTAATAGTTCAGTTCAGACTACTATTCTCCAAAAAAATAATGGTTCAGACTACAGaagaatcatttttttattatctTTTTTTCTTCGAATTCTAGGGACGGAACCGCGGCTGCTATGGGATTGCAGCAGGACCAAGTGTTCAGAGTTTTAGTGTTTACAGCAGAGGTTCAGCCAGGCCTTGCCCAACAAGGTGACAACTGTAGAGAGGCATTTCAAGGCAAGATATCAGAGGTCAGCAATGTTTACCTGATACCCTTTGTATTTGATCAACTCCTTCAGCCGATCCACAACGAAGAGATACCCATCCTCATCTATGTAGCAGAGATCCCCAGTCTTGAGCCATCCGTCAGGTGTCAACGTTGACCTTGTTGCCTCCATGTTCTTGAAATACCCTGGGAAGATCAAAGTTGCATGTTCATAAGGTACTGACCAACCTGTTCTAAAAGATGAAATCTACCAACTTGTACTACTACGGAATTCATGTTACCAGAGGCCACTACTTATCTATGACTGTTTGTGATACCCAGACCACACTTCCCGTTAAGGttcaaaaatgaaaatgaaactaTATTCTGGTTACTGAATCAACAGAAAGTAACATCAAGTGTTGACAACCCGAATTTCTGAACATT
It encodes:
- the LOC136469765 gene encoding 4-coumarate--CoA ligase-like 4: MEATRSTLTPDGWLKTGDLCYIDEDGYLFVVDRLKELIKYKGYQVPPAELESLLLTHPEIQDVAVTPFPDREVGQFPMAYVVRKKGSNLSEREVMEFVVKQVAPYKKVRKVAFVTEIPKNTSGKILRKDLIKLETSKL